The DNA region TATAACTTTTACTTTACTTATTGAGAATATAGGGTTTCCAATACCGCACATGAATGCCACATATAAAAAGGAATAACACAGCATTTATAACCAAAAGAGGGAATTAACTAAATACCACTAGATCAAAATATTTACTTTATTGAAACATGCACGTATTTTTAAAACAAATGAACATATATCCTACTCTAATAAAACATCCTAAAAGCAATGGTTTGAAATACCGATTATACATGAAATACTCAAGTGGCACAATACCTTACTGCAATCTGGGCAGAGATGTTGAATGGCTTGCCCACCAGTTCAGAAGACCTGCACCCCCCAGTGAAGCTCCAAGACACACTAACGATCATTTCTCAACAAGTATACCAGTGGAAAACAAGCTCCACCCCCTCTACGTTTTCCTAGGCACAATAAGCCCCACCTCTCAAAACTCGAGCCAATGAAATCAAAGTCTTTCAAAAGAAATCTACTCTAGGCCAGCCAAATGCTTTTGACTAGCTCCGCCCACTTAAGGTCTCCCTGAaagttatgttttttttttccggTAGAATTCTGAACCGTTCCCACGCTACACAGAagggagcaccagcaaagctgatgcaaacatctaagacCATCGTGTGTGGAGTGTACAATTAGAATAAGTTAAATTTAAGTATATAGTGTTAGTGTTTAAATTAATTAAGGTGGCACCAGCTATATAATTGGTAAATCAAATGCTATGCAGGTTGTGGATGGAGGACTTTGAGTATAAGAATTTTCTTTTGCTACATCAAAACATTTTGGTTCAACTTTTATCTTAAAAAGGTATTTGCTCGATAATGGATCCAGCAGTTTCTTTGAATTCTGTATCAAGATGTCATCACAGAATTTGTTTCCTTTTGTCCCTTAAGAATTCTTGTTATTTTTAATGTTGCCGAACATCTTCAGAAACATAAATAAGACTAGCCTATTATTTTATTTGTTAAAAATTATGTATAAATATCTTTTCAGTCACATGATCGTATTTCCTACACTGTATGCGTTTCTTTCAAGTGAACCagtagagggaggaagggagacttATCATGGCTACGCGAATCTTCACTCAAGTGACCAGTAGGCGCCAACTTATGGAACTTGCTGACAGCCTCAAGGCGGACCTACCCTACTCGGCCACCGTGAGTTGACCCTCACTTGACTGTAGCTCCGGGAGAGAACTGTGGACTAGCTAAAACCTTAACATTGGCAAAtgatatagtcgtagtggcttgccGATCTCTCCTGATAATTTCCTACCCTTCTTGAAAATGATTTTCAAGAAGTATTTCAAGAAGCTCCTTAAACTATTTTAATGAATGGGTGACGATTATGGCTCAATTTAGATTCAAGAGAGAAATTGTAACATTTCATTATTCATTGAACGCGAGACGACCTCCTGTATTCAGTAACTGTGAATCGATTTGCCTTAATTTATAACAATATGTCAACTTTTCTCACTTGGTAATAGTGAGACGAAAACTTTCagatatatttttgtttttaaaaaATATCCGATTTACATTTAGACTTCAAAGTTACAAATACATGTTGCTGAAAATATGTATGGACTGAAATACATTGCTTTGAACATTCTCCCACTGAAGGACTACAAAGTtttggtaattattattatttatcaagTAAAATATTAAAACAGCATTGTCTTACTATAATATTGCACAAGACCTTGCAATAATATCATTTCATTTCGTAAAAGTCAGTTCATTAACATGAATGAGCTTTTGAATGCAGATAATTCTCATTTTTAATCATAATTTTTGTTTAGTTGCTAACTTCAATGTAAACTATGACAGATGCACAACATCCTGCTCCTACACGCTCGAGAGTGGCTGTCCACGACCACATTCTATACCTTGGCTGCCCAACCACAGTCTCACGTACTCTTGTGGCAGAAGACGGTGAGTACTGCGTATCTCCTGCATCCTGTCCTCTCGCATAGTACATCACATTTCGACGTATAAATCCCCTAAGACCAAAAACTGATGTGCTTCAAttcatagcggctcgcaaaatcgATGTAATGTTCAGTTTTCTATTCGCGGATCCCCGGTTTGGTTTGATTCAGGCAAATTTAGCACATCATTTCAGTGATGTTGTGAAGCCGGAAGCCATACGCCGCCAAAACCAAAATGTACTAACAATTTTGGAATCAACCGGGTTCTCACTTCAATTATTACAATCGTCTACCACTCTTTTTGGAAAAGAGAAATTTCTAATATTTTCTGCCACATTTGTTTCTTTAGCTTAATTCTATTATCTCTTTTACTTACGTGCGTACATTTTGATGTAATAGAGACTAACAGACGCTGGTGTTCTTACACTGTTTCTCTACCTCTAGAACGTGCCCTCCTGTATTGCCGTCTACTGCCGGGAAGCAGAATTCGAACAACTGATAGCGGCACTTAGGGAGACGCCTCTATTGGACTGGCAACGACGCCTGATGATCTACCATGTTCCCCACTACCTGGTTGAGCCGCTGAAGATGCTGGCCAAAGAGCTGGGGAGCTCCCTTGTCATTTGGGGTCCAAATTACACATTTACTTACCGCCCTAACTTGGATGCTGAACTCCCCAGGTTGGTACTTACCTTACCATATAGTGAACTTTATATTGGCAATATCTACCGTGCAGGAATATATACACCAAGATGTGTCCTCCACTTTCGGTATACACATAGAGTTTACTTTAGTTCTGGACTTTGTTCagggctaaagtatacttgctggttggtcagtaagctaatGTCAAGGCTTTAATAACCTTCGTgcagttgataggccttaagtcttTTAAGTCCTACACCAAACTAAACTTCGCATAGAGTGAAAGCTCATTTAGAAACTCAGGAAAGTGTTTACCAGTTCAGTTGAGGGAGCTGTTCTAGGACTACGCAGGCTTCATTCTGTTAAATGTTAGAAACgtcttggtgtgtgtggcaaggatGGCAAAGACAGTTAATAACATATGTAAGGTGGGAAAAGGAAAATAGTTTGAAGAAAATGAAAtataaataataggaataattatataaaatagacAACATTTAACTGCAATTTCAACAATTCAACAGCATGAAGATACTGAATACGTTGTA from Procambarus clarkii isolate CNS0578487 chromosome 31, FALCON_Pclarkii_2.0, whole genome shotgun sequence includes:
- the LOC138370358 gene encoding uncharacterized protein, whose translation is MATRIFTQVTSRRQLMELADSLKADLPYSATMHNILLLHAREWLSTTTFYTLAAQPQSHVLLWQKTNVPSCIAVYCREAEFEQLIAALRETPLLDWQRRLMIYHVPHYLVEPLKMLAKELGSSLVIWGPNYTFTYRPNLDAELPRNNPGFRVCKLVKTGLQHLLERSSFNKTQPLESTWSLSQHLPSVGVFLDSSVTKDSPLDLQHLPYSGNEETPVSWMSPTMYGSIGMLGTDDSYRKAGAR